A single genomic interval of Oncorhynchus mykiss isolate Arlee chromosome 13, USDA_OmykA_1.1, whole genome shotgun sequence harbors:
- the LOC110487482 gene encoding immunoglobulin lambda-1 light chain isoform X2: MLGTLCTLITALTYVSCQKAVTQTPSVLTVSTKGTATFHCDITKDESNYVNWYKQVPGGAPQYVLRYHYALDSPDEYGSGFSSDRFTSKATSDKDYQFIISNVEETDSAVYYCQTWDKSVKVHVFGQGTKLIVTDTTLPPPVLTILPPSSDELKSSKVTLVCLASQMAMGYADVSWTAGGNPVTGGIATSGPVPQADKTFQLSSCLTVDTSEWNQDKVFSCKVTAGSKFAEKDIKKSECSTE, translated from the exons ATGCTGGGGACACTCTGCACTCTCATCACTGCTCTAACAT ATGTCAGTTGCCAGAAAGCAGTGACACAGACACCTTCAGTACTGACTGTCAGTACAAAGGGGACTGCTACTTTTCACTGTGACATTACCAAAGATGAAAGCAACTATGTAAACTGGTATAAACAGGTTCCAGGAGGAGCTCCTCAGTATGTGTTAAGGTATCACTATGCACTCGACTCTCCTGATGAATATGGTTCTGGTTTCTCCTCTGATCGTTTCACATCTAAAGCCACGTCTGATAAAGATTATCAGTTTATAATCAGTAATGTGGAGGAGACAGACTCAGCAGTGTATTACTGTCAGACATGGGACAAGTCTGTTAAAGTGCAC GTATTCGGACAAGGAACCAAGCTCATTGTTACTG ACACTACCCTCCCTCCGCCTGTCTTGACCATCCTCCCTCCGTCCAGCGATGAGTTGAAGTCCAGCAAAGTCACCCTGGTGTGTCTGGCCAGTCAGATGGCCATGGGTTACGCAGATGTCAGCTGGACAGCTGGAGGGAATCCGGTCACCGGCGGCATCGCTACGAGTGGCCCGGTGCCGCAAGCCGACAAGACGTTTCAACTCAGCAGCTGTCTGACCGTTGACACGTCAGAATGGAACCAGGACAAAGTGTTCTCGTGTAAAGTCACCGCGGGATCCAAGTTCGCTGAGAAAGACATCAAGAAGTCTGAATGCAGCACTGAGTAG
- the LOC110487482 gene encoding Ig lambda chain C region isoform X4 produces MLGTLCTLITALTYSTLPPPVLTILPPSSDELKSSKVTLVCLASQMAMGYADVSWTAGGNPVTGDIATSGPVPQADKTFQLSSCLTVDTSEWNQDKVFSCKVTVGSKFAEKDIKKSECSTE; encoded by the exons ATGCTGGGGACACTCTGCACTCTCATCACTGCTCTAACAT ACTCTACCCTCCCTCCGCCTGTCTTGACCATCCTCCCTCCGTCCAGCGATGAGTTGAAGTCCAGCAAAGTCACCCTGGTGTGTCTGGCCAGTCAGATGGCCATGGGCTACGCAGATGTCAGCTGGACAGCTGGAGGGAATCCGGTCACCGGCGACATCGCTACGAGTGGCCCGGTGCCGCAAGCCGACAAGACGTTCCAGCTCAGCAGCTGTCTGACCGTTGACACGTCAGAATGGAACCAGGACAAAGTGTTCTCGTGTAAAGTCACCGTGGGATCCAAGTTCGCTGAGAAAGACATCAAGAAGTCTGAATGCAGCACTGAATAG